One window of Nicotiana tomentosiformis chromosome 11, ASM39032v3, whole genome shotgun sequence genomic DNA carries:
- the LOC104103938 gene encoding protein ACCUMULATION AND REPLICATION OF CHLOROPLASTS 3, chloroplastic isoform X4 — MDLLLPISVRLSAFSRGSLCALSPTNSFNSRSFPHQRIRIKVKCSSEPMRAETNSNFNSRDSQKCEGNRENDMQGEGLKNVWEETEFVEVFGIGSRKDALLDFCLASPCLSSALRFWNILMKDSEKVLLQEKLPTEEQFPKWFIQVLPQSFGLDAQGLPHDVSSRVMEVPSAINSCPKAVILVVSAAYGTDHVPALDIIRRLKSRNGLVIGIILKPFSFEGRRRYNEVTDLIDKLQRHATVCIVIDTDGLLKKDLLTLDEALKTSYNAVLMAVNAIPILVSDDHIKLLDVIDGGTKELSGPELIKILESYKEAKTGFGTGYNIETSILRAVYDCPFLGLGVKGSNGVIICIIASSGVVNSSNVHSILHTFRQTTGCNGDIVISIVQEPNMEPNLIVTTLVTCGYAEQESSKKSNLFSRLAQHIPFIFNILKKPDPPPQTTKESEIDESPEISDTAEFVSVDNARKDESVYSGELLALFRTDSEGTSSLRDYDNVSDERKIELSNFDPCSSTDDVGTEEPLVFKRELLNRWNLRPGNDTSEGLATEGTENIEANDMVDNTSTYKLPVGVKQKEQLQTSPGSSNSRNYTGRKSEESKIAQSRDVSSLSQDAMDEEYSKIMADVYNSNPSLTERNYASVPKKKGVLSSRAASMLEAERDSKKKWIPVVEMKYRGGIYRGRIEGGLPEGKGWFYFHTGDRWFVNFWKGKANGEGRFYSKLGDVFFGHFKDGWRHGRFLCINIDGTRSTEVWDEGLLQSRKNLDSDTGTG; from the exons ATGGACCTTCTCCTTCCCATTTCAGTGCGACTCTCTGCATTTTCACGCGGTTCCCTATGCGCTCTTTCTCCGACGAATTCTTTCAATTCTCGCTCTTTTCCACATCAGAGAATTAGAATCAAAGTGAAATGCAGCTCCGAGCCTATGCGAGCGGAAACCAACTCGAATTTCAACAGCAGAGACAGTCAAAAATGCGAAGGGAATCGTGAAAATGATATGCAGGGAGAAGGGTTAAAAAATGTGTGGGAAGAGACTGAGTTTGTGGAGGTATTTGGAATTGGCAGCAGGAAAGACGCTCTACTTGACTTCTGCTTGGCTTCACCTTGTCTTTCCTCGGCTTTAAGATTTTG GAATATTCTCATGAAAGACTCAGAAAAGGTGCTATTACAAGAGAAATTGCCTACAGAAG AACAGTTTCCAAAGTGGTTTATACAAGTCTTGCCTCAAAGTTTTGGGTTGGATGCTCAAGGTCTTCCACATG ATGTTTCTTCAAGAGTTATGGAAGTTCCATCAGCGATAAATTCATGTCCCAAAGCAGTTATACTT GTGGTTAGTGCAGCTTATGGCACTGATCATGTCCCAGCACTTGATATTATAAGAAGATTAAAGTCCAGAAATGGACTAGTGAttggcatcattttgaagccttTCAGCTTTGAAGGACGAAGACGTTATAATGAG GTCACGGATTTGATTGACAAACTTCAAAGGCATGCAACTGTCTGTATAG TTATTGACACTGATGGTCTCCTCAAGAAAGATCTATTAACTCTGGATGAGGCTTTGAAGACTTCATATAATGCTGTGCTGATGGCTGTTAATGCCATTCCAATTCTTGTGTCT GACGACCACATAAAGCTTCTAGATGTGATAGATGGCGGTACCAAAGAACTGAGTGGTCCAGAGCTAATAAAA ATTCTTGAAAGCTACAAAGAGGCAAAGACTGGATTTGGAACTGGCTACAATATCGAAACTTCGATTCTGCGAGCTGTGTATGACTGCCCCTTCCTTGGTCTGGGAGTAAAG GGCTCAAATGGTGTGATTATATGCATTATTGCAAGTTCAGGTGTTGTAAACTCCAGCAATGTGCATAGCATCTTGCACACGTTTCGTCAAACTACTGGATGTAACGGAGACATTGTGATTTCCATTGTCCAGGAACCCAATATGGAGCCAAATTTAATAGTAACTACTTTAGTTACATGTGG GTACGCTGAACAGGAATCTTCCAAAAAAAGTAACTTATTCTCTAGACTGGCACAACATATTCCTTTCATTTTTAATATCCTTAAGAAGCCAGATCCACCACCTCAAACTACCAAAGAAAGCGAAATTGATGAGAGTCCAGAAATTTCTGATACGGCAGAATTTGTTTCTGTGGATAATGCGCGTAAGGATGAGTCAGTTTATTCTGGGGAACTGCTGGCATTATTTCGCACTGATAGTGAAGGAACATCTTCTTTGAG AGATTATGATAATGTTTCTGATGAAAGGAAGATTGAACTGTCAAACTTTGACCCTTGTTCATCCACGGATGATGTTGGTACTGAAG AACCTCTTGTTTTTAAAAGAGAGCTGCTCAACAGATGGAATCTGAGGCCAGGAAATGACACTTCAGAAGGCTTAGCTACAGAAGGGACCGAGAATATAGAAGCCAATGACATGGTTGACAATACCAGCACCTACAAACTTCCGGTTGGCGTAAAGCAGAAAGAACAGTTGCAAACTAGTCCAGGTTCCTCAAACTCAAGAAATTATACAGGGAGGAAATCTGAAGAAAGCAAAATAGCTCAGTCTAGAGATGTTTCAAGTTTATCTCAGGATGCAATGGATGAAGAATACAGCAAAATTATGGCAGATGTTTACAACTCTAACCCTTCCTTGACTGAAAGAAACTATGCGAGTGTTCCAAAAAAGAAAGGAGTTCTCTCTTCTCGGGCGGCCTCTATGCTG GAAGCCGAACGAGATTCAAAAAAGAAGTGGATTCCCGTAGTCGAAATGAAATACAGGGGAGGTATATACAGAGGTCGGATTGAAGGAGGACTTCCCGAAGGAAAG GGGTGGTTTTACTTTCATACTGGGGATCGATGGTTTGTGAACTTTTGGAAGGGAAAGGCTAATGGAGAAGGACGTTTCTATTCAAAGCTTGGTGATGTTTTCTTTGGCCACTTTAAAGATGGATGGCGCCATGGCCGTTTTCTTTGTATCAACATTGACGGGACGAG GAGTACTGAAGTATGGGATGAAGGCCTTCTACAAAGCCGAAAGAATTTGGATTCTGACACTGGAACAGGATAG
- the LOC104103938 gene encoding protein ACCUMULATION AND REPLICATION OF CHLOROPLASTS 3, chloroplastic isoform X1 yields the protein MDLLLPISVRLSAFSRGSLCALSPTNSFNSRSFPHQRIRIKVKCSSEPMRAETNSNFNSRDSQKCEGNRENDMQGEGLKNVWEETEFVEVFGIGSRKDALLDFCLASPCLSSALRFWNILMKDSEKVLLQEKLPTEEQFPKWFIQVLPQSFGLDAQGLPHDVSSRVMEVPSAINSCPKAVILVVSAAYGTDHVPALDIIRRLKSRNGLVIGIILKPFSFEGRRRYNEVTDLIDKLQRHATVCIVIDTDGLLKKDLLTLDEALKTSYNAVLMAVNAIPILVSDDHIKLLDVIDGGTKELSGPELIKILESYKEAKTGFGTGYNIETSILRAVYDCPFLGLGVKGSNGVIICIIASSGVVNSSNVHSILHTFRQTTGCNGDIVISIVQEPNMEPNLIVTTLVTCGYAEQESSKKSNLFSRLAQHIPFIFNILKKPDPPPQTTKESEIDESPEISDTAEFVSVDNARKDESVYSGELLALFRTDSEGTSSLRDYDNVSDERKIELSNFDPCSSTDDVGTEEPLVFKRELLNRWNLRPGNDTSEGLATEGTENIEANDMVDNTSTYKLPVGVKQKEQLQTSPGSSNSRNYTGRKSEESKIAQSRDVSSLSQDAMDEEYSKIMADVYNSNPSLTERNYASVPKKKGVLSSRAASMLEAERDSKKKWIPVVEMKYRGGIYRGRIEGGLPEGKGCLSLGDGSKYDGMWRYGKKSGLGTFYFNNGDIYRGSWRDDLMHGKGWFYFHTGDRWFVNFWKGKANGEGRFYSKLGDVFFGHFKDGWRHGRFLCINIDGTRSTEVWDEGLLQSRKNLDSDTGTG from the exons ATGGACCTTCTCCTTCCCATTTCAGTGCGACTCTCTGCATTTTCACGCGGTTCCCTATGCGCTCTTTCTCCGACGAATTCTTTCAATTCTCGCTCTTTTCCACATCAGAGAATTAGAATCAAAGTGAAATGCAGCTCCGAGCCTATGCGAGCGGAAACCAACTCGAATTTCAACAGCAGAGACAGTCAAAAATGCGAAGGGAATCGTGAAAATGATATGCAGGGAGAAGGGTTAAAAAATGTGTGGGAAGAGACTGAGTTTGTGGAGGTATTTGGAATTGGCAGCAGGAAAGACGCTCTACTTGACTTCTGCTTGGCTTCACCTTGTCTTTCCTCGGCTTTAAGATTTTG GAATATTCTCATGAAAGACTCAGAAAAGGTGCTATTACAAGAGAAATTGCCTACAGAAG AACAGTTTCCAAAGTGGTTTATACAAGTCTTGCCTCAAAGTTTTGGGTTGGATGCTCAAGGTCTTCCACATG ATGTTTCTTCAAGAGTTATGGAAGTTCCATCAGCGATAAATTCATGTCCCAAAGCAGTTATACTT GTGGTTAGTGCAGCTTATGGCACTGATCATGTCCCAGCACTTGATATTATAAGAAGATTAAAGTCCAGAAATGGACTAGTGAttggcatcattttgaagccttTCAGCTTTGAAGGACGAAGACGTTATAATGAG GTCACGGATTTGATTGACAAACTTCAAAGGCATGCAACTGTCTGTATAG TTATTGACACTGATGGTCTCCTCAAGAAAGATCTATTAACTCTGGATGAGGCTTTGAAGACTTCATATAATGCTGTGCTGATGGCTGTTAATGCCATTCCAATTCTTGTGTCT GACGACCACATAAAGCTTCTAGATGTGATAGATGGCGGTACCAAAGAACTGAGTGGTCCAGAGCTAATAAAA ATTCTTGAAAGCTACAAAGAGGCAAAGACTGGATTTGGAACTGGCTACAATATCGAAACTTCGATTCTGCGAGCTGTGTATGACTGCCCCTTCCTTGGTCTGGGAGTAAAG GGCTCAAATGGTGTGATTATATGCATTATTGCAAGTTCAGGTGTTGTAAACTCCAGCAATGTGCATAGCATCTTGCACACGTTTCGTCAAACTACTGGATGTAACGGAGACATTGTGATTTCCATTGTCCAGGAACCCAATATGGAGCCAAATTTAATAGTAACTACTTTAGTTACATGTGG GTACGCTGAACAGGAATCTTCCAAAAAAAGTAACTTATTCTCTAGACTGGCACAACATATTCCTTTCATTTTTAATATCCTTAAGAAGCCAGATCCACCACCTCAAACTACCAAAGAAAGCGAAATTGATGAGAGTCCAGAAATTTCTGATACGGCAGAATTTGTTTCTGTGGATAATGCGCGTAAGGATGAGTCAGTTTATTCTGGGGAACTGCTGGCATTATTTCGCACTGATAGTGAAGGAACATCTTCTTTGAG AGATTATGATAATGTTTCTGATGAAAGGAAGATTGAACTGTCAAACTTTGACCCTTGTTCATCCACGGATGATGTTGGTACTGAAG AACCTCTTGTTTTTAAAAGAGAGCTGCTCAACAGATGGAATCTGAGGCCAGGAAATGACACTTCAGAAGGCTTAGCTACAGAAGGGACCGAGAATATAGAAGCCAATGACATGGTTGACAATACCAGCACCTACAAACTTCCGGTTGGCGTAAAGCAGAAAGAACAGTTGCAAACTAGTCCAGGTTCCTCAAACTCAAGAAATTATACAGGGAGGAAATCTGAAGAAAGCAAAATAGCTCAGTCTAGAGATGTTTCAAGTTTATCTCAGGATGCAATGGATGAAGAATACAGCAAAATTATGGCAGATGTTTACAACTCTAACCCTTCCTTGACTGAAAGAAACTATGCGAGTGTTCCAAAAAAGAAAGGAGTTCTCTCTTCTCGGGCGGCCTCTATGCTG GAAGCCGAACGAGATTCAAAAAAGAAGTGGATTCCCGTAGTCGAAATGAAATACAGGGGAGGTATATACAGAGGTCGGATTGAAGGAGGACTTCCCGAAGGAAAG GGCTGCTTGTCTCTTGGAGATGGAAGCAAATACGATGGTATGTGGCGCTACGGAAAGAAGTCAGGGTTGGGTACATTTTACTTCAATAACGGTGATATTTATCGGGGGTCATGGAGAGATGATCTCATGCACGGAAAG GGGTGGTTTTACTTTCATACTGGGGATCGATGGTTTGTGAACTTTTGGAAGGGAAAGGCTAATGGAGAAGGACGTTTCTATTCAAAGCTTGGTGATGTTTTCTTTGGCCACTTTAAAGATGGATGGCGCCATGGCCGTTTTCTTTGTATCAACATTGACGGGACGAG GAGTACTGAAGTATGGGATGAAGGCCTTCTACAAAGCCGAAAGAATTTGGATTCTGACACTGGAACAGGATAG
- the LOC104103938 gene encoding protein ACCUMULATION AND REPLICATION OF CHLOROPLASTS 3, chloroplastic isoform X3, which produces MDLLLPISVRLSAFSRGSLCALSPTNSFNSRSFPHQRIRIKVKCSSEPMRAETNSNFNSRDSQKCEGNRENDMQGEGLKNVWEETEFVEVFGIGSRKDALLDFCLASPCLSSALRFWNILMKDSEKVLLQEKLPTEEQFPKWFIQVLPQSFGLDAQGLPHDVSSRVMEVPSAINSCPKAVILVVSAAYGTDHVPALDIIRRLKSRNGLVIGIILKPFSFEGRRRYNEVTDLIDKLQRHATVCIVIDTDGLLKKDLLTLDEALKTSYNAVLMAVNAIPILVSDDHIKLLDVIDGGTKELSGPELIKILESYKEAKTGFGTGYNIETSILRAVYDCPFLGLGVKGSNGVIICIIASSGVVNSSNVHSILHTFRQTTGCNGDIVISIVQEPNMEPNLIVTTLVTCGYAEQESSKKSNLFSRLAQHIPFIFNILKKPDPPPQTTKESEIDESPEISDTAEFVSVDNARKDESVYSGELLALFRTDSEGTSSLRDYDNVSDERKIELSNFDPCSSTDDVGTEEPLVFKRELLNRWNLRPGNDTSEGLATEGTENIEANDMVDNTSTYKLPVGVKQKEQLQTSPGSSNSRNYTGRKSEESKIAQSRDVSSLSQDAMDEEYSKIMADVYNSNPSLTERNYASVPKKKGVLSSRAASMLGCLSLGDGSKYDGMWRYGKKSGLGTFYFNNGDIYRGSWRDDLMHGKGWFYFHTGDRWFVNFWKGKANGEGRFYSKLGDVFFGHFKDGWRHGRFLCINIDGTRSTEVWDEGLLQSRKNLDSDTGTG; this is translated from the exons ATGGACCTTCTCCTTCCCATTTCAGTGCGACTCTCTGCATTTTCACGCGGTTCCCTATGCGCTCTTTCTCCGACGAATTCTTTCAATTCTCGCTCTTTTCCACATCAGAGAATTAGAATCAAAGTGAAATGCAGCTCCGAGCCTATGCGAGCGGAAACCAACTCGAATTTCAACAGCAGAGACAGTCAAAAATGCGAAGGGAATCGTGAAAATGATATGCAGGGAGAAGGGTTAAAAAATGTGTGGGAAGAGACTGAGTTTGTGGAGGTATTTGGAATTGGCAGCAGGAAAGACGCTCTACTTGACTTCTGCTTGGCTTCACCTTGTCTTTCCTCGGCTTTAAGATTTTG GAATATTCTCATGAAAGACTCAGAAAAGGTGCTATTACAAGAGAAATTGCCTACAGAAG AACAGTTTCCAAAGTGGTTTATACAAGTCTTGCCTCAAAGTTTTGGGTTGGATGCTCAAGGTCTTCCACATG ATGTTTCTTCAAGAGTTATGGAAGTTCCATCAGCGATAAATTCATGTCCCAAAGCAGTTATACTT GTGGTTAGTGCAGCTTATGGCACTGATCATGTCCCAGCACTTGATATTATAAGAAGATTAAAGTCCAGAAATGGACTAGTGAttggcatcattttgaagccttTCAGCTTTGAAGGACGAAGACGTTATAATGAG GTCACGGATTTGATTGACAAACTTCAAAGGCATGCAACTGTCTGTATAG TTATTGACACTGATGGTCTCCTCAAGAAAGATCTATTAACTCTGGATGAGGCTTTGAAGACTTCATATAATGCTGTGCTGATGGCTGTTAATGCCATTCCAATTCTTGTGTCT GACGACCACATAAAGCTTCTAGATGTGATAGATGGCGGTACCAAAGAACTGAGTGGTCCAGAGCTAATAAAA ATTCTTGAAAGCTACAAAGAGGCAAAGACTGGATTTGGAACTGGCTACAATATCGAAACTTCGATTCTGCGAGCTGTGTATGACTGCCCCTTCCTTGGTCTGGGAGTAAAG GGCTCAAATGGTGTGATTATATGCATTATTGCAAGTTCAGGTGTTGTAAACTCCAGCAATGTGCATAGCATCTTGCACACGTTTCGTCAAACTACTGGATGTAACGGAGACATTGTGATTTCCATTGTCCAGGAACCCAATATGGAGCCAAATTTAATAGTAACTACTTTAGTTACATGTGG GTACGCTGAACAGGAATCTTCCAAAAAAAGTAACTTATTCTCTAGACTGGCACAACATATTCCTTTCATTTTTAATATCCTTAAGAAGCCAGATCCACCACCTCAAACTACCAAAGAAAGCGAAATTGATGAGAGTCCAGAAATTTCTGATACGGCAGAATTTGTTTCTGTGGATAATGCGCGTAAGGATGAGTCAGTTTATTCTGGGGAACTGCTGGCATTATTTCGCACTGATAGTGAAGGAACATCTTCTTTGAG AGATTATGATAATGTTTCTGATGAAAGGAAGATTGAACTGTCAAACTTTGACCCTTGTTCATCCACGGATGATGTTGGTACTGAAG AACCTCTTGTTTTTAAAAGAGAGCTGCTCAACAGATGGAATCTGAGGCCAGGAAATGACACTTCAGAAGGCTTAGCTACAGAAGGGACCGAGAATATAGAAGCCAATGACATGGTTGACAATACCAGCACCTACAAACTTCCGGTTGGCGTAAAGCAGAAAGAACAGTTGCAAACTAGTCCAGGTTCCTCAAACTCAAGAAATTATACAGGGAGGAAATCTGAAGAAAGCAAAATAGCTCAGTCTAGAGATGTTTCAAGTTTATCTCAGGATGCAATGGATGAAGAATACAGCAAAATTATGGCAGATGTTTACAACTCTAACCCTTCCTTGACTGAAAGAAACTATGCGAGTGTTCCAAAAAAGAAAGGAGTTCTCTCTTCTCGGGCGGCCTCTATGCTG GGCTGCTTGTCTCTTGGAGATGGAAGCAAATACGATGGTATGTGGCGCTACGGAAAGAAGTCAGGGTTGGGTACATTTTACTTCAATAACGGTGATATTTATCGGGGGTCATGGAGAGATGATCTCATGCACGGAAAG GGGTGGTTTTACTTTCATACTGGGGATCGATGGTTTGTGAACTTTTGGAAGGGAAAGGCTAATGGAGAAGGACGTTTCTATTCAAAGCTTGGTGATGTTTTCTTTGGCCACTTTAAAGATGGATGGCGCCATGGCCGTTTTCTTTGTATCAACATTGACGGGACGAG GAGTACTGAAGTATGGGATGAAGGCCTTCTACAAAGCCGAAAGAATTTGGATTCTGACACTGGAACAGGATAG
- the LOC104103938 gene encoding protein ACCUMULATION AND REPLICATION OF CHLOROPLASTS 3, chloroplastic isoform X5, with product MDLLLPISVRLSAFSRGSLCALSPTNSFNSRSFPHQRIRIKVKCSSEPMRAETNSNFNSRDSQKCEGNRENDMQGEGLKNVWEETEFVEVFGIGSRKDALLDFCLASPCLSSALRFWNILMKDSEKVLLQEKLPTEEQFPKWFIQVLPQSFGLDAQGLPHDVSSRVMEVPSAINSCPKAVILVVSAAYGTDHVPALDIIRRLKSRNGLVIGIILKPFSFEGRRRYNEVTDLIDKLQRHATVCIVIDTDGLLKKDLLTLDEALKTSYNAVLMAVNAIPILVSDDHIKLLDVIDGGTKELSGPELIKILESYKEAKTGFGTGYNIETSILRAVYDCPFLGLGVKGSNGVIICIIASSGVVNSSNVHSILHTFRQTTGCNGDIVISIVQEPNMEPNLIVTTLVTCGYAEQESSKKSNLFSRLAQHIPFIFNILKKPDPPPQTTKESEIDESPEISDTAEFVSVDNARKDESVYSGELLALFRTDSEGTSSLRDYDNVSDERKIELSNFDPCSSTDDVGTEEPLVFKRELLNRWNLRPGNDTSEGLATEGTENIEANDMVDNTSTYKLPVGVKQKEQLQTSPGSSNSRNYTGRKSEESKIAQSRDVSSLSQDAMDEEYSKIMADVYNSNPSLTERNYASVPKKKGVLSSRAASMLGWFYFHTGDRWFVNFWKGKANGEGRFYSKLGDVFFGHFKDGWRHGRFLCINIDGTRSTEVWDEGLLQSRKNLDSDTGTG from the exons ATGGACCTTCTCCTTCCCATTTCAGTGCGACTCTCTGCATTTTCACGCGGTTCCCTATGCGCTCTTTCTCCGACGAATTCTTTCAATTCTCGCTCTTTTCCACATCAGAGAATTAGAATCAAAGTGAAATGCAGCTCCGAGCCTATGCGAGCGGAAACCAACTCGAATTTCAACAGCAGAGACAGTCAAAAATGCGAAGGGAATCGTGAAAATGATATGCAGGGAGAAGGGTTAAAAAATGTGTGGGAAGAGACTGAGTTTGTGGAGGTATTTGGAATTGGCAGCAGGAAAGACGCTCTACTTGACTTCTGCTTGGCTTCACCTTGTCTTTCCTCGGCTTTAAGATTTTG GAATATTCTCATGAAAGACTCAGAAAAGGTGCTATTACAAGAGAAATTGCCTACAGAAG AACAGTTTCCAAAGTGGTTTATACAAGTCTTGCCTCAAAGTTTTGGGTTGGATGCTCAAGGTCTTCCACATG ATGTTTCTTCAAGAGTTATGGAAGTTCCATCAGCGATAAATTCATGTCCCAAAGCAGTTATACTT GTGGTTAGTGCAGCTTATGGCACTGATCATGTCCCAGCACTTGATATTATAAGAAGATTAAAGTCCAGAAATGGACTAGTGAttggcatcattttgaagccttTCAGCTTTGAAGGACGAAGACGTTATAATGAG GTCACGGATTTGATTGACAAACTTCAAAGGCATGCAACTGTCTGTATAG TTATTGACACTGATGGTCTCCTCAAGAAAGATCTATTAACTCTGGATGAGGCTTTGAAGACTTCATATAATGCTGTGCTGATGGCTGTTAATGCCATTCCAATTCTTGTGTCT GACGACCACATAAAGCTTCTAGATGTGATAGATGGCGGTACCAAAGAACTGAGTGGTCCAGAGCTAATAAAA ATTCTTGAAAGCTACAAAGAGGCAAAGACTGGATTTGGAACTGGCTACAATATCGAAACTTCGATTCTGCGAGCTGTGTATGACTGCCCCTTCCTTGGTCTGGGAGTAAAG GGCTCAAATGGTGTGATTATATGCATTATTGCAAGTTCAGGTGTTGTAAACTCCAGCAATGTGCATAGCATCTTGCACACGTTTCGTCAAACTACTGGATGTAACGGAGACATTGTGATTTCCATTGTCCAGGAACCCAATATGGAGCCAAATTTAATAGTAACTACTTTAGTTACATGTGG GTACGCTGAACAGGAATCTTCCAAAAAAAGTAACTTATTCTCTAGACTGGCACAACATATTCCTTTCATTTTTAATATCCTTAAGAAGCCAGATCCACCACCTCAAACTACCAAAGAAAGCGAAATTGATGAGAGTCCAGAAATTTCTGATACGGCAGAATTTGTTTCTGTGGATAATGCGCGTAAGGATGAGTCAGTTTATTCTGGGGAACTGCTGGCATTATTTCGCACTGATAGTGAAGGAACATCTTCTTTGAG AGATTATGATAATGTTTCTGATGAAAGGAAGATTGAACTGTCAAACTTTGACCCTTGTTCATCCACGGATGATGTTGGTACTGAAG AACCTCTTGTTTTTAAAAGAGAGCTGCTCAACAGATGGAATCTGAGGCCAGGAAATGACACTTCAGAAGGCTTAGCTACAGAAGGGACCGAGAATATAGAAGCCAATGACATGGTTGACAATACCAGCACCTACAAACTTCCGGTTGGCGTAAAGCAGAAAGAACAGTTGCAAACTAGTCCAGGTTCCTCAAACTCAAGAAATTATACAGGGAGGAAATCTGAAGAAAGCAAAATAGCTCAGTCTAGAGATGTTTCAAGTTTATCTCAGGATGCAATGGATGAAGAATACAGCAAAATTATGGCAGATGTTTACAACTCTAACCCTTCCTTGACTGAAAGAAACTATGCGAGTGTTCCAAAAAAGAAAGGAGTTCTCTCTTCTCGGGCGGCCTCTATGCTG GGGTGGTTTTACTTTCATACTGGGGATCGATGGTTTGTGAACTTTTGGAAGGGAAAGGCTAATGGAGAAGGACGTTTCTATTCAAAGCTTGGTGATGTTTTCTTTGGCCACTTTAAAGATGGATGGCGCCATGGCCGTTTTCTTTGTATCAACATTGACGGGACGAG GAGTACTGAAGTATGGGATGAAGGCCTTCTACAAAGCCGAAAGAATTTGGATTCTGACACTGGAACAGGATAG